The Bradyrhizobium sp. CCGB01 genome segment GGCCTACGCAACTATTGGGGCTACAACTCCATCGCCTTCTTTGCACCCGAGCCACGCTACCTGAAGACGCCGTTTGCGAACGAATTCAAAGCCATGGTGAACCAGTTCCATGCCCATGGCATCGAAATCATCCTCGACGTCGTCTACAACCACACCGCGGAAGGCAACGAGCTTGGGCCGACTCTGTCATTCAAGGGCATCGACAATGCCAGCTATTATCGCCTGCTGTCCGATCAGAAGCGCTACTACATCAACGACACCGGCACCGGGAATACGGTGAACCTCTCACACCCGCGCGTACTCCAGCTGGTTGCCGATTCCCTGCGTTACTGGGCAACCGACATGCGCGTTGACGGCTTCCGCTTCGACCTCGCCACGATCCTGGCGCGGGAGCCGTACGGGTTCGACGAAGGCGGCGGCTTTCTCGACGCGTGCCGCCAGGACCCCGTACTCTCCAGCGTCAAGCTGATCGCCGAACCATGGGACATCGGCCCGGGCGGCTACCAGGTCGGCCGCTTTCCACCCGGATGGGCCGAGTGGAACGATAAATTCAGGGATACAGCACGCGCCTTCTGGAAGGGCGATCCAGGCACCCTCGCTGACTTTGCCAAACGCATCTCCGGATCCGGCGACCTCTTCAACAAGCGCGGCCGCCGGCCCTGGGCCAGCGTCAACTTCGTCACCGCCCACGACGGCTTCAATCTCAACGATCTGGTCTCCTATAACGACAAGCATAACGAAGCGAATGGCGAGGACAATCGCGACGGCCACAGTAACAACCATTCATGGAATTGCGGTGCCGAAGGACCGACGGACGATTCGGAGATCACGGCGCTGCGCGAGCGCCAGAAGCGAAACCTGCTGGCGACGATGCTCCTGTCTCATGGTACGCCGATGCTGCTGGCCGGCGATGAGTTCGGTCAAACCCAGCAAGGCAACAACAATGCTTATGCACAGGACAACGAGACCAGCTGGCTCGACTGGATGAACATCACCGCGAACGGCCGGAGTCTTCGCGAGTTCACACGCAAGCTGATCGCCACGCGCAAAGCGTTTCCCATTCTGTTTCGCAGCCGCTTCCTTGTCGGATCCCACAACGAAGAGCTCGACGTGAAGGACGTCGCATGGCTATCCCCATCGGGGGAAGAGATGACAACCGACCAATGGCAGGACGGTAATGCCAAATGTTTCGGCATGCTCCTCGACGGACGCGCACAGGAGACCGGCATCAAGCGTCGCGGATCGGACGCGACCATGCTGCTGGTCTACAACGCTTATTATGACGTCGTGAACTTCACCTTGCCAGACGTCACCGACGGGAGCAGCTGGCTGGGCCTGATCGACACCAATCAACCCGACGTTCAAATGCCGGCGTTCGAATTTGGGCACGCTTACGCGGTGACGGGGCGATCTCTCGTGGTGTTCGGCTTGGCTACCGAGAACATCGCGACGCACCGCCTGCGGCAAGGTCTTGGCGCGCTGCTCGATATCGCCGAGGCACCCCTGCGCGACTAGAGGCCAGCAGCACTGGCCGTCTCCGGCCAAAAAGGGGACGATCAAGCGTCATAGATCATCCTACCAAGGTTGCCCCTTGCCCGCAGCGCGGCTTTGCATGATCCCCGACGAGGTCTCTAAGCACCAAGCGGTGCCCCACGCAACAATGGGGCGACAGAGGCGTTGTTGGAGCGGTTGCGGCTTTACCCGTTGCGCAACCCACGATGGCTTCGAAATGACTCGCACCCTGATCGGCACATCTGGTTGGCACTACGACTCCTGGCGGGGCCCGTTCTTCCCGGAAGGGTTACCGCTCAAGCAGCAGCTTCACTATTATGCCAATCAATTCGATAGCACCGAGCTCAATGGTGTGTTCTATCGCACACCCACGCCGGAGTCGGTCAAGGCCTGGCGGGAGCAGACTGGCAAGGACTTCGTCTTCGCCTGGAAGGCGTCCAAGTTCATCACTCACTGGAAACGTCTGTCTGACGCCTGCGAAAACAGCCTGGACCTATTGGAAGATCGCGCTAAATTTCTCCGTGGCAAGCTTGGTCCGATCTTGTTCCAGCTACCACCCCAATTCGAAGCGAACGCCGACCGGCTCCTTCGTTCTTCAAGCTGCTATCGAAGAGGCGTCGCTACAGCTTCGAATTTCGTCATCCCAGCTGGTTATCAGCCTCGCATTCTGCGGGTGCTCGCCGACAATA includes the following:
- the glgX gene encoding glycogen debranching protein GlgX, translated to MDRPSLSDDALTRAASSLRRSRITEGRPFPLGATWDGLGVNFALFSAHATKVELCLFDDTGETELERIELPEYTDEVWHGYLPSARPGTVYGYRVHGPYQPEAGHRFNPNKLVLDPYAKQLVGQLRWGPELFGYQLDHADKDLSYDERDSAPLMQKCRVIDPAFTWGTARKPETPWERTIVYEMHVKGFTQLHPLVPEADRGTFSGLAHSEVPAYLRSLGITSAELLPIHAFIDDSYLVEKGLRNYWGYNSIAFFAPEPRYLKTPFANEFKAMVNQFHAHGIEIILDVVYNHTAEGNELGPTLSFKGIDNASYYRLLSDQKRYYINDTGTGNTVNLSHPRVLQLVADSLRYWATDMRVDGFRFDLATILAREPYGFDEGGGFLDACRQDPVLSSVKLIAEPWDIGPGGYQVGRFPPGWAEWNDKFRDTARAFWKGDPGTLADFAKRISGSGDLFNKRGRRPWASVNFVTAHDGFNLNDLVSYNDKHNEANGEDNRDGHSNNHSWNCGAEGPTDDSEITALRERQKRNLLATMLLSHGTPMLLAGDEFGQTQQGNNNAYAQDNETSWLDWMNITANGRSLREFTRKLIATRKAFPILFRSRFLVGSHNEELDVKDVAWLSPSGEEMTTDQWQDGNAKCFGMLLDGRAQETGIKRRGSDATMLLVYNAYYDVVNFTLPDVTDGSSWLGLIDTNQPDVQMPAFEFGHAYAVTGRSLVVFGLATENIATHRLRQGLGALLDIAEAPLRD